A section of the Polyangium spumosum genome encodes:
- a CDS encoding DNA-methyltransferase has protein sequence MLGREGSTDEVIAGSAGWHVSTADALDFAETLPDACAHAVWTDPPYCSGGYTESAKRQSRGMIRHQSVKAMGWFINDNMGSAGIVWLLRCVAVQAFRILVEGGSLGVFCDWRMVPLLAPALESSGLRWQGMIIWDKGAPALGTGFRRQHEVVLHFVKGTGIFHDASTGDVLNGSRLHHEARNHQTAKPPEVIERCLGVVAPPGGLVVDFFTGGGSTGVAARRLGMRFLGSEIDKRIAARAREAIKSQSTDARHMRKAHQLGLFGE, from the coding sequence ATGCTTGGGCGCGAGGGCTCGACCGACGAGGTGATCGCAGGCTCGGCCGGGTGGCACGTGAGCACGGCTGATGCGCTCGACTTCGCCGAAACGCTCCCGGACGCGTGCGCGCATGCGGTTTGGACCGATCCGCCCTACTGCTCGGGCGGGTACACGGAGTCCGCCAAGCGCCAGTCCCGCGGGATGATCCGGCATCAAAGCGTGAAGGCCATGGGCTGGTTCATCAATGACAACATGGGCTCGGCGGGGATCGTGTGGCTCCTCCGCTGCGTCGCGGTTCAAGCGTTCCGGATCCTGGTCGAGGGCGGGAGCCTCGGGGTCTTTTGCGATTGGCGGATGGTTCCGCTCCTCGCTCCGGCGCTCGAATCGAGCGGGCTGCGCTGGCAGGGGATGATCATCTGGGACAAGGGAGCTCCGGCCCTCGGGACGGGGTTCCGGCGTCAACACGAGGTCGTCCTCCATTTCGTGAAAGGAACGGGGATCTTCCACGACGCGAGCACGGGGGACGTCCTGAACGGCTCGCGGCTCCACCATGAGGCGCGGAATCACCAAACGGCCAAGCCTCCCGAGGTGATCGAGCGCTGTCTCGGGGTCGTGGCTCCGCCCGGGGGCCTCGTCGTCGATTTCTTCACGGGGGGCGGCTCGACGGGGGTTGCCGCGCGGCGGCTCGGGATGCGGTTCCTCGGGAGCGAGATCGACAAGAGGATCGCGGCGCGAGCTCGGGAGGCGATCAAGTCACAGAGCACGGACGCGCGGCACATGCGGAAGGCGCACCAACTCGGACTGTTCGGGGAATAG